Below is a window of Thermodesulfovibrio thiophilus DSM 17215 DNA.
ACTCATGAAAAGGAAGTAGACAGCATATTTATAGTTGAGGGTGAAGGTGAAATATATATAGAAAACAACTGGCAAATAGTTAAAAAAGGTGATATTATAGCCATAGGAGCTAAAGAACTTCATGGATTAAAGGCAAAAGGACAGACACCTCTAAAATGTTATGTTGTCCA
It encodes the following:
- a CDS encoding cupin domain-containing protein, with translation MAVKISLNELPMQPHQKFSGVKVGYVITKEKHPELSIIIMELDPGVEIPLHTHEKEVDSIFIVEGEGEIYIENNWQIVKKGDIIAIGAKELHGLKAKGQTPLKCYVV